A stretch of the Marinobacter sp. JH2 genome encodes the following:
- a CDS encoding response regulator transcription factor, whose protein sequence is MRIALLEDEFEQAQNIQAILSDKGHECDSFATGQSFLSAVLHRSYDLIILDWQIPDMTGIDVLKSVRTHLDWAIPAIFLTQHDSESDIVCALDAGADDFLAKPARAAELIARLNALARRSNPESDKELLVFGPFEVNMNQRSIHLHGELLTLTDKDFDLTLFLFQNQGRLLTRDVLLERVWGVARDINTRTVDTHISRLRRRLGLNPDNGFRIKTIYQRGYRLEAVQATEATAPASDLTSNA, encoded by the coding sequence ATGCGCATTGCTCTGCTTGAAGATGAATTTGAACAAGCGCAAAACATTCAAGCAATACTGTCCGACAAAGGACACGAATGCGATAGCTTTGCCACCGGTCAATCCTTTCTCAGCGCCGTACTACACCGCAGTTACGACCTGATCATTCTGGATTGGCAGATACCGGACATGACAGGCATCGACGTTTTAAAAAGCGTACGCACTCACCTCGACTGGGCTATTCCGGCGATATTCCTGACCCAGCACGATAGCGAAAGTGACATTGTTTGTGCGCTCGATGCCGGTGCAGACGATTTCTTGGCAAAGCCAGCACGCGCTGCGGAACTCATCGCCCGACTGAACGCTCTGGCACGCCGCAGCAACCCTGAAAGCGATAAAGAGCTGCTGGTGTTCGGCCCCTTCGAGGTCAACATGAATCAGCGCAGCATTCACCTGCACGGCGAACTCCTGACCCTGACCGATAAGGATTTCGATCTGACGCTGTTCCTGTTCCAAAATCAGGGCCGCCTGCTCACACGGGACGTTCTTCTGGAACGAGTATGGGGAGTCGCACGAGACATCAACACACGCACCGTCGACACTCACATCAGCCGACTACGCCGTCGGCTGGGGCTCAATCCGGACAACGGCTTTCGGATTAAAACCATCTATCAGCGGGGGTATCGCTTGGAGGCCGTTCAAGCAACCGAAGCAACGGCACCCGCGAGCGACCTTACCTCCAATGCCTAA